A region of the Nitrospira sp. genome:
CAGCTGCAGGCTCAACAAGGCGCCGTCGAACAGCTTAAACAGCAGAGCGACCGGCAGGCCGCCGCCACAGCAGACATGCAGAGGCAACTGGCAGCCCCGCCCACTATCGTTCCCTCTGTCCCCTACAGCGCCTACACCTATGTGTACCCGCCGGCCGTGGGACTGGGCCTCTATCTGGGGCGCGCGGGATTTTATGGGTACCCGTACTACTATGGCCCGCACATCTATTGGGGCCCGAGGCACTACCGGCATTGGGGCCGTCGCTGAGCAAAGTTGCGATGCTGATTCGTTACGGCTCGTTTTTCGCTGACACTGAGTACAGTCGCACCAGCACCAGGCCCGCGCCTACGGCAATGAGCAATCCCGCCCCCAGCCTGACCTCCATCGAAATCGGAGCGACCATCAGATGATAGAGCTGAGGAAGCGCTCCCGGACAAACCACCGCCAACCCCAGCGCCAGCACATGACGCCCTAAATAGATCGGCTCTCCCGATTTTCGCTTCATGGCCATAATCCCTCAACCGTGAACATGAGAGACGCTCGCACAGATCAGCGTTTTAATTGACATTCCCGTCCTTGCCACATAGCCTTCAGAGAGAATTACACCACGGCAGCGAACAGGAAATATTTGCCCACTATGCGGCCCCTTGCCACTCAATCCAAACGTGAACGGGAAAAGGCTGAGTTACGCCAACAAACCCGCTATCGCGTCGAATTCCCCATCTCGTGCACCGGCGACTGCGTCACCACAGGTACCGTGTACAACCTCGGCCTGGGTGGATGCAAGATCATGAGCGCCGCACATATCACCATGGAAATCGGCACTATCCTCAAACTCGAACTCCACCCACCCACGCGTAGACCGATCCATGTCCATGCGGCCACCGTCCGATGGACCATGGAAGATGACTTCGGCGTCGACTTTCTCGGCATGCAGGAATCAGAGCGAGATCGGTTGGCGCAATTGATTGAGCAGC
Encoded here:
- a CDS encoding PilZ domain-containing protein — encoded protein: MRPLATQSKREREKAELRQQTRYRVEFPISCTGDCVTTGTVYNLGLGGCKIMSAAHITMEIGTILKLELHPPTRRPIHVHAATVRWTMEDDFGVDFLGMQESERDRLAQLIEQLSEES